The following proteins are co-located in the Cryptosporidium parvum Iowa II chromosome 6, whole genome shotgun sequence genome:
- a CDS encoding 40S ribosomal protein S15 yields TSTREKKMADTEQKKRTFRTYSYRGVDLDKLLTMKLDEVVELLPARKRRKIARGCLNRRTAAFIAKLRKSKAECPMGEKPVAVRTHLRNMVILPEMVGSVAGVYNGKTYVTVEIKPEMIGMYLGEFSITYKPVRHGKPGVGSTSSSRFIPLK; encoded by the coding sequence ACTTCAACTcgagaaaaaaaaatggcaGATACTGAACAAAAGAAGAGAACCTTCAGAACTTATAGTTACAGAGGTGTTGACCTCGACAAGCTCCTTACCATGAAATTGGATGAGGTTGTTGAGCTTTTACCAGCACGTAAAAGACGTAAGATAGCCAGAGGTTGTCTTAACAGAAGAACTGCAGCTTTTATCGCAAAGCTCCGCAAATCTAAGGCTGAATGTCCAATGGGAGAGAAACCTGTTGCTGTTCGTACCCATTTACGTAATATGGTTATCCTCCCAGAAATGGTTGGTTCTGTTGCAGGTGTCTACAATGGTAAGACTTATGTTACTGTTGAAATTAAGCCAGAAATGATTGGAATGTACCTTGGAGAGTTCTCTATCACTTACAAGCCAGTACGTCATGGTAAGCCAGGTGTTGGTTCAACCAGTTCTTCCAGATTCATTCCTCTAAAGTAA
- a CDS encoding 60S ribosomal protein-like, protein MTFARPIVSVFPSNDSTKATSSIPLPTVFVSPLRHDLVRYVFTNMSKNKRQAYGVSTKAGHQHSAESWGTGRAVARIPRVSASGTSRSGQGAFGNMCRGGHMFSPNKTYRRFHRKINTTEKRHAVAAAIAATGCPSLVMARGHRINNVPELPLVISNEIQNINKTSTAVEFFKNFGKGLEEEMKRIESSIAIRCGKGKMRNRRRVCAVGPLVVYAEDNGIVKAMRNIKGVDTCSVERLNLLRLAPGGTFGRLTIFTKGAIKRLQEIYGSYTHGSSSKVGYTLPRPAMTNADITRIINSTEVQSVLRPLRGFRCMGSMGRSKTKKNNLTNLTKRACLNPAYTSLRKSARLAQIPGTRLHAIKQRQKAANRALKKSIKQKSETALAAKALSGHNQN, encoded by the exons ATGACTTTTGCAAGACCAATTGTTAGTGTTTTTCCATCAAACGACTCTACAAAGGCTACTTCCAGTATTCCTTTGCCAACAGTCTTTGTTTCTCCATTAAGACATGATCTTGTTCGTTATGTTTTCACCAATATGTCAAAGAACAAGAGACAAGCTTATGGTGTTTCCACTAAAGCAG GCCACCAACATTCTGCTGAGTCATGGGGTACAGGTAGAGCTGTTGCTCGTATTCCTCGTGTTTCTGCTTCTGGTACTAGCAGATCAG GCCAGGGTGCTTTCGGTAACATGTGTCGTGGTGGTCATATGTTCAGTCCAAACAAGACTTACAGAAGATTCCACAGAAAGATCAATACCACTGAAAAGAGACATGCAGTTGCAGCAGCCATTGCAGCTACCGGTTGCCCATCTTTGGTAATGGCTCGTGGACATCGTATCAATAATGTACCAGAATTACCTTTGGTTATATCCAATGAAATCCAAAACATCAACAAGACTAGTACTGCTGTTGAATTCTTCAAGAATTTCGGTAA aggTCTCGAAGAAGAAATGAAGCGTATTGAATCTTCAATAGCTATTAGATGTGGTAAGGGTAAGATGAGGAATAGAAGAAGAGTCTGCGCTGTAGGACCATTAGTTGTTTATGCTGAAGATAATGGTATTGTTAAGGCCATGAGAAATATCAAGGGTGTCGATACATGCTCTGTTGAACGTCTTAATCTCTTGAGACTTGCTCCAGGAGGTACATTTGGTCGTCTTACAATCTTCACAAAGGGTGCCATTAAGAGACTCCAAGAGATCTATGGTAGCTATACTCATGGCTCATCTTCAAAGGTTGGATACACATTGCCACGTCCAGCAATGACTAACGCTGATATTACCCGTATCATCAACTCCACTGAAGTTCAATCTGTATTAAGACCATTACGTGGATTCAGATGCATGGGTAGTATGGGTAGATCCAAGACTAAGAAGAATAACTTGACAAATCTCACAAAGAGAGCATGCTTGAACCCAGCATACACCAGCCTCAGAAAGAGCGCAAGATTAGCCCAAATCCCAGGTACTAGACTCCATGCAATTAAACAACGCCAAAAGGCAGCAAACCGTGCACTCAAGAAGTCAATCAAACAGAAATCTGAGACAGCTCTTGCTGCTAAGGCCTTATCTGGTCATAACCAAAATTAA